The following are from one region of the Geothermobacter ehrlichii genome:
- a CDS encoding M48 family metalloprotease, whose translation MWRFYLLLVLLPSFLTLAGCAVNPVTGRSELALMSISPSQEVEIGRKTFPEVLQRMGGVYPDPELEAYVNEVGRRLGRVSHRPELDYRFKVVNDSVPNAFALPGGFIAVSRGLLTGLENEAQLAAVLGHEIGHVTARHAVQGMQRGTLLGLGVALLDAATRTTSYGALAHPAGQLAAGLINNRYSREQEGESDRLGIDYMVRAGYDPEGSVQVMEYFYRKVEKGADPDWLAGLFRSHPFSIERMRANRSYIETHYAARRKDPAMRIGVDAYLAATRRLRAVAPAYALYDKAKKLEKAGKIRQAISTYLAAAEKGPDEALILTGLGMAYLRADDPVAARQHLQRALRLDDGYYLTLLGMGYIELQQGQAEKALTHLERSMELLATVQGAFLQAEACEKTGRRQKALRLYQAVAKADPGGKLGRTAARRAARLGGVR comes from the coding sequence ATGTGGCGCTTTTACCTTCTTCTGGTCCTGCTGCCGTCATTTCTGACCCTTGCCGGTTGTGCCGTCAATCCGGTGACCGGCCGCAGCGAGCTGGCCCTGATGTCGATCTCGCCCAGCCAGGAGGTCGAGATCGGTCGCAAGACCTTTCCCGAGGTTCTGCAGCGCATGGGCGGCGTCTATCCCGATCCGGAGTTGGAGGCCTACGTCAACGAGGTCGGCCGCCGGCTCGGCCGGGTCAGCCACCGGCCGGAGCTGGACTACCGGTTCAAGGTGGTGAATGACTCGGTGCCCAACGCCTTCGCCCTGCCGGGCGGCTTTATTGCGGTCAGCCGAGGGCTGCTGACCGGCCTTGAAAACGAGGCGCAGCTGGCGGCCGTGCTCGGACATGAAATCGGTCATGTCACCGCTCGGCACGCGGTGCAGGGGATGCAGCGCGGCACCCTGCTCGGTCTGGGCGTGGCCCTTCTCGATGCCGCGACCCGGACGACATCCTACGGTGCCCTGGCGCATCCGGCCGGTCAGCTGGCGGCCGGCCTGATCAACAACCGCTACAGCCGGGAGCAGGAGGGTGAGTCGGACCGGCTCGGCATCGATTACATGGTTCGGGCCGGCTATGACCCCGAGGGTTCGGTGCAGGTGATGGAGTACTTCTACCGCAAGGTGGAGAAGGGGGCCGATCCCGACTGGCTGGCGGGGCTTTTCCGCTCGCATCCCTTCTCCATTGAGCGGATGCGGGCCAACCGCAGCTATATCGAAACCCATTACGCTGCCCGGCGGAAGGACCCGGCCATGCGGATCGGCGTCGACGCCTATCTTGCCGCCACCCGGCGCCTGCGTGCGGTCGCGCCCGCCTACGCCCTCTACGACAAGGCGAAGAAGCTGGAAAAGGCGGGGAAGATCCGCCAGGCGATCAGCACCTATCTTGCGGCAGCGGAGAAAGGCCCGGACGAAGCCCTGATTCTAACCGGGCTGGGCATGGCCTACCTGCGGGCGGACGATCCGGTGGCCGCCCGACAGCATCTGCAGCGGGCGTTGCGGCTCGACGACGGTTACTACCTGACGTTGCTCGGCATGGGCTATATCGAATTGCAGCAGGGGCAGGCGGAAAAGGCACTGACCCATCTCGAGCGGAGCATGGAGCTGCTGGCCACGGTCCAGGGCGCTTTTCTGCAGGCCGAGGCCTGCGAGAAGACCGGACGCCGGCAGAAGGCTCTGCGGCTGTACCAGGCGGTGGCCAAGGCCGATCCCGGCGGCAAGCTAGGCCGGACGGCCGCGCGCCGGGCGGCCCGTCTGGGAGGTGTGAGATGA
- a CDS encoding PH domain-containing protein, with the protein MIWSDQLEAGESIRWEATPAPRCYTFRHWKVSLFGLLLVLLASWWEVLAWQMAAVYQLAWLPLIPLPVWLFGLYLAIGKPLLARREWETVRYAVTGRRLLARRGRKRLALPLDRIGYFCLEPHGENLGSVRVESKDGQIRLCLCCIEYPRQLTDLLEEAMRRSGTLCEREATAIDSASRGG; encoded by the coding sequence ATGATCTGGTCGGATCAGCTCGAGGCGGGCGAAAGCATCCGCTGGGAGGCGACGCCGGCGCCGCGCTGTTACACCTTCCGTCACTGGAAGGTCTCCCTTTTCGGGCTGTTGCTTGTTCTGCTCGCCTCCTGGTGGGAGGTGCTGGCCTGGCAGATGGCGGCGGTCTACCAGCTCGCCTGGCTGCCGTTGATTCCCCTGCCGGTCTGGCTGTTCGGCCTCTACCTGGCGATCGGCAAGCCCTTGCTCGCCCGGCGGGAGTGGGAGACGGTCCGCTACGCGGTGACAGGCCGTCGGCTGCTGGCCCGGCGCGGCCGGAAGAGGCTCGCTCTGCCGCTGGACAGAATCGGCTATTTCTGCCTCGAACCGCACGGAGAGAACCTCGGTTCGGTGCGCGTCGAGTCGAAGGACGGCCAGATTCGTCTGTGTCTGTGCTGCATCGAGTATCCGCGGCAGCTGACCGACCTGCTGGAAGAGGCGATGCGGCGAAGCGGCACCCTTTGCGAAAGGGAGGCGACCGCGATTGACAGCGCCTCCCGGGGCGGCTAG
- the miaB gene encoding tRNA (N6-isopentenyl adenosine(37)-C2)-methylthiotransferase MiaB: MKQFYLETFGCQMNVVDSERIVALLEEIGYRQTDSAEQADLILLNTCSVRDKAERKVIGHLGRFKPLKDARPELIIGVGGCVAQQEGAAFLDRIPYLDLVFGTHNIHRLPEMVAKVERDRQRCHAVDFLDRETRLRLFPKRSDTDSVTRFVTVMQGCDNFCSYCIVPHVRGREVSRPSGEILAEIRELAAAGVREVTLIGQNVNSYGLGTEGEVSFAGLLRQVAAVEGIERIRFTTSHPKDLSDELIDCFGELDKLCHHLQLPLQSGSDRILRRMNRGYSADDYLRRVERLKKVCPDIRLTTDIIVGFPGETEEDFRATLEMVERVRYADAYTFLYSPRPGTAAAELEDDTPAEVKQERFDRLLEVQNAISEQTWQADVGRVLPVLVEGRSRQGRGQLFGRTTWNRIVNFAGDESLIGRIVDVRVVRSFRNSQLGERVAGDGDAGASVSFG, translated from the coding sequence ATGAAACAGTTCTATCTCGAAACCTTCGGCTGCCAGATGAACGTGGTCGATTCGGAGCGCATCGTCGCTCTGCTCGAAGAGATCGGCTACCGGCAGACCGACAGCGCCGAACAGGCCGACCTGATCCTGCTCAACACCTGCTCGGTGCGCGACAAGGCCGAACGCAAGGTGATCGGCCATCTCGGCCGCTTCAAGCCGCTCAAGGATGCCCGTCCCGAGCTGATCATCGGCGTCGGCGGCTGCGTGGCCCAGCAGGAAGGGGCCGCCTTTCTCGACCGCATTCCCTACCTCGACCTGGTTTTCGGCACCCACAACATCCATCGGCTGCCGGAGATGGTGGCGAAGGTCGAGCGGGATCGCCAGCGCTGTCATGCCGTCGATTTTCTCGACCGCGAGACCCGGCTGCGCCTCTTTCCGAAGCGCAGCGACACCGACAGCGTCACCCGCTTCGTCACCGTCATGCAGGGCTGCGACAACTTCTGCTCCTACTGCATTGTTCCCCATGTCCGGGGACGGGAGGTCAGCCGTCCGAGCGGCGAGATACTGGCCGAAATCCGTGAGCTGGCGGCCGCCGGCGTACGCGAGGTGACCCTGATCGGGCAGAATGTCAATTCCTACGGTCTCGGGACAGAAGGCGAGGTCAGTTTCGCCGGTCTGTTGCGCCAGGTCGCCGCCGTCGAAGGAATCGAGCGGATCCGCTTCACCACTTCGCACCCCAAGGACCTGTCGGACGAGCTGATCGACTGCTTCGGCGAACTGGACAAGCTCTGCCACCACCTGCAGCTGCCGCTGCAGAGCGGTTCCGACCGCATCCTGCGCCGGATGAACCGCGGCTACAGCGCCGACGACTATCTGCGCCGGGTCGAGCGGCTGAAGAAGGTCTGCCCGGACATCCGGCTGACCACCGACATCATCGTCGGTTTTCCCGGCGAGACCGAGGAGGATTTTCGCGCCACGCTCGAAATGGTCGAGCGGGTGCGCTACGCCGATGCCTATACCTTTCTCTACTCGCCGCGGCCGGGGACGGCGGCGGCCGAGCTCGAGGATGACACCCCGGCCGAGGTCAAGCAGGAGCGTTTCGACCGGCTGCTCGAGGTGCAGAACGCGATCAGCGAGCAGACCTGGCAGGCCGATGTCGGGCGCGTACTGCCGGTTCTGGTCGAGGGACGCAGCAGGCAGGGGCGGGGCCAGCTTTTCGGCCGCACCACCTGGAACCGGATCGTCAATTTCGCCGGCGACGAGAGCCTGATCGGCCGCATCGTCGATGTCCGGGTGGTCCGTTCCTTCCGCAACAGCCAGCTGGGGGAACGGGTTGCCGGTGACGGCGACGCCGGGGCATCGGTCAGTTTCGGCTGA
- a CDS encoding response regulator, whose protein sequence is MARGRILTIDSEDFYRRFYHDVLTDEGYLVSGASSLDEGLDWLRREEFDLVIVDLGLAGGGAVAAAIRQFNPDQEIMVVTGREEVALAVEAMKQGVSDYLLKPINPEEFLLVVNRTMFRLSLGMEHKRLMNENIEFVSMLACYRKCLAFLRVHDLDRLGDLVLDTLMELLRAEGGLLWLVGYAGRSYRLRCRRGLVRLQPGEEVLEPDAALEKLLHGGLPVLQNRDKAILLPLQVERRTVALVRLEAPTGRESFNRHDLKVAELVAEFAAAALDNVLARRALEHDSLRLPASQAYKMAYFRDHVTRELYKARRYGRNLSFIKLDITNYRPLADRVRDRDMQEAVNRLVGIVNTALRDADIMAQAAPGSYIIMLPETDYWGSLVAQQRIRRALDGTVAVSDGRRSQALQVLMRSASFPVDGDSFDDLVAVAERRQERLRQSLYHRAGMERESFWAIVGRLLGTAADYRLEGRTLRVSERLRGFEDRRSSRYVRMPASRREELLTSFCRDLVESRRIRGIIYLGSEDFQRERDNLPLLEEIEHSATNLFLLGGRRRVGWDLQRVVPIHIDDEQFRRLTLLLYLNEDYAYALFARRFGEELVGFHTSDFYFVENMIAKLQQQYRLQPKI, encoded by the coding sequence ATGGCCAGGGGCCGCATCCTCACCATCGACAGCGAGGACTTCTACCGACGCTTCTATCACGATGTCCTTACCGACGAGGGCTACCTGGTCAGCGGTGCGTCCAGCCTTGACGAGGGGCTCGACTGGCTGCGGCGCGAAGAGTTCGATCTCGTCATCGTCGATCTCGGTCTGGCCGGCGGTGGTGCGGTAGCGGCGGCCATCCGGCAGTTCAATCCCGACCAGGAAATCATGGTCGTCACCGGTCGGGAGGAGGTTGCCCTGGCGGTCGAGGCGATGAAGCAGGGCGTGTCGGATTATCTGCTCAAGCCGATCAACCCCGAAGAGTTCCTCCTGGTGGTCAACCGCACCATGTTCCGTCTCAGTCTGGGGATGGAACACAAGCGGCTGATGAACGAAAACATCGAGTTCGTCTCGATGCTCGCCTGTTACCGCAAGTGCCTTGCCTTTCTGCGGGTCCACGATCTCGACCGCCTTGGCGATCTCGTCCTCGACACCCTGATGGAACTTCTGCGGGCCGAAGGCGGCCTGCTCTGGCTGGTTGGCTACGCCGGTCGCAGCTACCGTCTGCGCTGCCGGCGCGGCCTGGTCCGGTTGCAGCCGGGAGAGGAGGTGCTGGAGCCGGATGCCGCCCTGGAAAAGCTGCTGCACGGCGGATTGCCAGTGCTGCAGAACCGGGACAAGGCCATCCTGCTGCCGCTGCAGGTGGAGAGGCGGACGGTGGCGCTGGTGCGGCTGGAGGCGCCGACCGGGCGGGAAAGCTTCAACCGGCACGACCTCAAGGTGGCCGAACTGGTCGCCGAATTCGCGGCCGCGGCCCTGGACAACGTTCTGGCACGGCGCGCCCTGGAACACGACAGCCTGCGTCTGCCGGCAAGCCAGGCCTACAAGATGGCCTACTTTCGTGATCACGTCACCCGCGAGCTGTACAAGGCGCGCCGGTACGGCCGCAACCTCTCCTTCATCAAGCTCGACATCACCAACTATCGGCCGCTGGCCGACCGCGTGCGCGACCGCGACATGCAGGAGGCGGTGAACCGGCTGGTCGGGATCGTCAACACCGCCCTGCGCGATGCCGACATCATGGCCCAGGCCGCTCCGGGCAGTTACATCATCATGCTGCCGGAAACCGACTACTGGGGATCGCTGGTGGCGCAGCAGCGCATCCGGCGGGCGCTTGACGGTACGGTGGCGGTCAGCGACGGCAGGCGCAGCCAGGCCCTGCAGGTTCTCATGCGTTCGGCGTCCTTTCCGGTCGACGGCGACAGTTTCGACGACCTGGTCGCGGTGGCGGAGCGTCGGCAGGAACGGCTTCGGCAAAGCCTCTACCACCGCGCCGGCATGGAGCGGGAATCCTTCTGGGCCATCGTCGGCCGTCTGCTCGGAACGGCGGCCGATTACCGGCTCGAGGGGCGGACGCTGCGGGTCAGCGAGCGATTGCGCGGCTTCGAGGACCGGCGCAGCAGTCGTTATGTGCGCATGCCGGCCAGCCGGCGGGAGGAGTTGCTCACCTCCTTTTGCCGCGATCTGGTCGAATCCCGCAGAATCCGGGGTATCATCTACCTGGGAAGCGAGGATTTCCAGCGGGAGAGGGACAACCTGCCGCTGCTGGAGGAGATCGAGCACTCGGCCACCAACCTCTTTCTGCTCGGCGGCCGCCGCCGGGTCGGCTGGGATCTGCAGCGGGTGGTGCCGATCCATATCGATGACGAGCAGTTCCGCCGGCTGACCCTGCTCCTCTACCTGAACGAGGATTACGCCTACGCCCTGTTCGCCCGGCGCTTCGGGGAGGAACTGGTCGGTTTTCATACCTCCGATTTCTATTTCGTCGAAAACATGATCGCCAAGCTGCAGCAGCAGTACCGGCTGCAGCCGAAGATCTAG
- a CDS encoding DUF4388 domain-containing protein, producing MQQRKHRIVIASGRHDLAQLVPALEEEGYEVLVCDEGARALELALARPPVMMVVETSLSLLPTERLVQILRANPRTERIAFCFIGREGEEVEGFRRHRDQFFVRPFNCEQLLGDVLGYLHRLERTRRVGRQDREVEGALDQISLVDLLQIFSLNRKDGLLTLRRRDGQTGTITLLGGLVTNARLGQMQGEKAFFRLLGWSEGSFSFVPGGRREDEARISLPTDHLIMEGLRQQDELAALCGQLPAADDELVLRVPRDHLPPGLRPATQEILLLLQYYRRVRDILDHSSRPDLEVLQILQVLLDKGILELAPAAAESAEGNGSLLDSEEVIAIKEAFGEGDSLFEAASVKLVLLPASRADLDAFVACLQGVREFEPDAGLLRTAEDFPLGDVGRLKVADSFAIRLFCLPTTPDAVPLWRPFCRRLLGVLVLGEGEHLDAAEEFFRLNSRTPIIPLAGTGKRPGCIPLAPGDRQGLKQLLSALAEPYRRPAELDLET from the coding sequence ATGCAGCAGAGGAAGCATCGCATCGTCATCGCCAGCGGCCGGCACGACCTGGCGCAGCTGGTCCCGGCCCTCGAGGAGGAGGGTTACGAGGTCCTGGTCTGCGACGAGGGGGCGCGGGCCCTGGAACTGGCCCTGGCCAGGCCGCCGGTGATGATGGTTGTCGAAACCTCGCTCTCGCTGCTGCCGACGGAGAGGCTGGTGCAGATTCTGCGCGCCAATCCCCGGACCGAGAGGATCGCCTTCTGTTTCATCGGCCGCGAAGGGGAGGAGGTCGAAGGCTTCCGGCGTCATCGCGACCAGTTCTTTGTCCGTCCTTTCAACTGCGAGCAGCTGCTCGGCGACGTGCTCGGCTACCTGCACCGGCTCGAGCGAACTCGCCGGGTCGGGCGCCAGGACCGGGAGGTCGAGGGGGCGCTGGACCAGATTTCCCTGGTCGACCTGCTGCAGATCTTCAGTCTCAACCGCAAGGACGGATTGCTCACCCTGCGTCGCCGCGACGGGCAGACCGGCACCATCACCCTGCTCGGCGGGCTGGTGACCAATGCCCGCCTGGGGCAGATGCAGGGCGAAAAGGCCTTTTTCCGGCTGCTCGGCTGGAGCGAAGGGAGCTTCAGCTTCGTGCCCGGAGGCCGCCGGGAGGATGAGGCCCGCATCAGCCTGCCTACCGATCACCTGATCATGGAAGGGCTGCGCCAGCAGGACGAGCTGGCGGCGCTTTGCGGGCAACTGCCGGCGGCCGATGACGAACTGGTGCTGAGGGTGCCCCGCGACCATCTGCCGCCGGGGCTGCGTCCCGCCACCCAGGAAATTCTGCTGCTGCTGCAGTATTACCGGCGGGTGCGGGACATCCTCGATCACAGCAGTAGGCCCGACCTGGAGGTGCTGCAGATCCTGCAGGTGCTGCTCGACAAGGGGATTCTCGAGCTGGCGCCTGCGGCGGCCGAGTCGGCAGAGGGGAACGGTTCCCTGCTCGATTCGGAAGAGGTCATCGCCATCAAGGAGGCCTTCGGCGAGGGGGACAGCCTGTTCGAGGCGGCCTCGGTGAAGCTGGTTCTGCTGCCGGCCTCGCGGGCTGACCTGGATGCCTTCGTCGCCTGCCTGCAGGGGGTGCGCGAGTTCGAACCGGATGCCGGACTGCTGCGGACGGCGGAGGATTTTCCTCTTGGCGACGTCGGCCGGCTGAAGGTGGCCGACAGCTTTGCCATCCGCCTGTTCTGCCTGCCGACCACGCCGGACGCCGTTCCCCTGTGGCGGCCGTTCTGCCGCCGCCTGCTCGGCGTGTTGGTCCTGGGCGAGGGGGAGCATCTGGACGCGGCCGAAGAGTTTTTCCGGCTGAACAGCCGGACGCCCATCATTCCGCTGGCGGGGACCGGAAAACGCCCGGGATGCATCCCGCTGGCCCCCGGCGACCGCCAGGGGCTGAAGCAGCTGCTCAGCGCCCTGGCCGAGCCTTACCGGCGACCGGCGGAACTTGACCTGGAGACCTGA
- a CDS encoding histidinol phosphate phosphatase domain-containing protein: MIDLHTHTIFSDGELIPAELARRAAVAGYEALAMTDHGDRSNLDLIIPRLARVAAELGEAWGLTVLPGIELTHVPPAQIAAAAAEARQLGAKIIIVHGETLVEPVAVGTNRAALEADIDILAHPGLIGEDEARLAAERGICLELTTRKGHSLSNGHVARMALVAGARLIVNNDAHAPGDLLSPALMRQVVRGAGLDEVQADAVLANARHLVQKALAGRG, translated from the coding sequence ATGATCGATCTGCATACCCACACCATTTTCAGCGACGGAGAGCTGATTCCGGCCGAACTGGCCCGACGTGCGGCGGTGGCCGGGTACGAGGCCCTGGCCATGACCGACCATGGCGACCGTTCCAATCTCGACCTGATCATTCCCCGCCTGGCCCGGGTGGCCGCCGAGCTGGGTGAAGCCTGGGGGCTGACCGTCCTGCCGGGTATCGAGCTGACCCATGTGCCGCCGGCGCAGATTGCCGCCGCCGCGGCCGAGGCGCGGCAGCTGGGGGCGAAGATCATCATCGTTCACGGCGAGACCCTGGTCGAGCCGGTGGCTGTCGGCACCAACCGGGCGGCCCTGGAGGCCGATATCGACATTCTGGCCCATCCCGGCCTGATCGGCGAGGACGAGGCACGCCTGGCGGCGGAGCGGGGCATCTGCCTGGAGCTGACCACCCGCAAGGGACACAGCCTGAGCAACGGTCATGTTGCCCGCATGGCCCTCGTCGCCGGCGCCCGGCTGATCGTCAACAACGACGCCCATGCGCCGGGGGATCTGCTGTCGCCGGCGCTGATGCGGCAGGTGGTCCGCGGCGCCGGGCTGGACGAGGTGCAGGCCGACGCGGTGCTGGCCAATGCCAGGCATCTGGTGCAAAAGGCGCTGGCGGGGAGGGGCTGA
- a CDS encoding M42 family metallopeptidase, translated as MDANDFAFLRQLLEAPSPSGYEAPARRILRQRLQGVADSIEVDMLGNLVVRLEGRGERRARLMLTAHCDEIGFIIRHIDEKGFLWFAPIGGVDAHLSPGQRVSVQTASGPVPGVVGKKPIHQQDGAEKERVVPFHEQFIDIGCSDGDEARRLVAVGDPVVFAAGLQRLQGNRIACRALDDKMGAFLVSHVFIELARNERPPCDIVAVFSVQEEVGLRGAGPAAFDADPDVALVVEIGHGTDTPAHDPRRTGEVKLGGGPLLSRGPNINHALFDLLCRTAGELDLPLQFIGEPGGTGTDARVIQLSRRGVATALVRVPTRYVHTPSEVLDLTDLEQARRLLVATARKIVSRCDFLPS; from the coding sequence ATGGACGCGAACGATTTCGCCTTTCTGCGCCAGCTGCTCGAAGCGCCGAGCCCGTCCGGTTACGAGGCGCCGGCGCGGCGGATTTTGCGGCAGAGACTTCAGGGGGTGGCCGACAGCATCGAGGTCGACATGCTCGGCAATCTCGTCGTCCGTCTTGAGGGGCGCGGCGAGCGACGGGCGCGGCTGATGCTGACTGCCCACTGCGACGAGATCGGTTTTATCATCCGGCATATCGACGAGAAGGGTTTTCTCTGGTTTGCCCCCATCGGCGGGGTTGACGCGCATCTTTCGCCGGGACAGCGGGTGAGCGTGCAGACCGCTTCCGGACCGGTTCCGGGCGTGGTCGGCAAGAAGCCGATCCATCAGCAGGACGGAGCGGAGAAGGAGCGGGTGGTCCCCTTTCACGAGCAGTTCATCGACATCGGTTGTTCCGACGGCGACGAGGCGCGCCGGTTGGTCGCCGTCGGCGACCCGGTGGTTTTTGCCGCCGGCCTGCAGCGTCTGCAGGGCAACCGCATCGCCTGTCGCGCCCTGGATGACAAAATGGGGGCCTTTCTCGTCAGCCATGTTTTCATCGAACTGGCCCGTAACGAGCGACCGCCCTGCGATATCGTCGCCGTCTTTTCGGTGCAGGAGGAGGTCGGACTGCGCGGCGCCGGACCGGCGGCTTTCGACGCTGATCCCGATGTCGCCCTGGTGGTGGAGATCGGACACGGTACCGATACGCCGGCCCACGACCCGCGGCGGACGGGCGAGGTGAAGCTGGGCGGCGGACCGCTGCTGTCGCGCGGTCCCAACATCAATCATGCCCTGTTCGACCTGCTCTGCCGGACCGCCGGCGAGCTGGACCTGCCGCTGCAGTTCATTGGCGAGCCGGGCGGAACGGGAACCGATGCCAGGGTGATCCAGCTCAGCCGCCGGGGAGTGGCGACAGCCCTGGTCCGGGTGCCGACCCGCTACGTGCACACGCCCTCCGAGGTGCTCGACCTGACGGATCTGGAACAGGCCCGGCGGCTGCTGGTGGCGACGGCGCGCAAGATCGTTTCGCGGTGCGATTTTCTGCCGTCCTGA
- the guaB gene encoding IMP dehydrogenase produces the protein MLDAEIPEGLTFDDVLLVPDHSAVLPKEADISTWLTPEIRLNMPLLSAAMDTVTEARAAITMAREGGMGIIHKNMTPEEQALEVDQVKKSESGMIVDPITMEPEQKIYEALALMKKYRISGVPICREGKLVGILTNRDLRFETQLDQPIANVMTKENLVTVPPGTTLEEAKKHLHEHRIEKLLVVDDGGALKGLITIKDIEKVRKYPNACKDDIGRLRVGAAVGVGPDREARIEALVRAGVDVIVIDTAHGHSQGVIDAVIDTRRQYPDLQLIAGNIATGEAAEALIRAGANAVKVGIGPGSICTTRVIAGVGVPQITAIANVARVVRKHGVPLIADGGIKYSGEIAKAIAAGADVVMIGSLFAGTEESPGETILYQGRTYKAYRGMGSLGAMKLGSKDRYFQADVDSDVKLVPEGIEGRVPYRGPLSDNIHQLLGGLRSGMGYTGCKTIRDLQEKARFMRITNAGLRESHVHDVSITHEAPNYRIERN, from the coding sequence ATGCTCGACGCCGAAATTCCCGAAGGATTGACATTCGATGACGTGCTGCTGGTCCCGGACCATTCCGCGGTGCTGCCCAAGGAGGCTGACATCAGCACCTGGCTGACGCCGGAGATACGACTCAACATGCCGTTGCTGTCGGCGGCCATGGACACCGTCACCGAGGCGCGGGCGGCCATCACCATGGCGCGCGAGGGGGGCATGGGCATCATCCACAAGAACATGACGCCCGAAGAGCAGGCTCTCGAGGTCGACCAGGTGAAGAAATCGGAAAGCGGCATGATCGTCGATCCGATCACCATGGAGCCGGAGCAGAAGATCTACGAGGCCCTGGCGCTGATGAAGAAATACCGCATCTCCGGGGTTCCCATCTGCCGGGAGGGGAAGCTGGTCGGCATTCTGACCAACCGGGACCTGCGCTTCGAGACCCAGCTCGACCAGCCGATCGCCAATGTCATGACCAAGGAGAACCTGGTGACGGTTCCTCCCGGCACCACCCTCGAGGAAGCCAAGAAACATCTGCACGAGCATCGCATCGAAAAGCTGCTGGTGGTCGATGACGGCGGGGCCCTGAAGGGACTGATCACCATCAAGGATATCGAAAAAGTTCGCAAGTATCCCAATGCCTGCAAGGACGATATCGGCCGGCTGCGGGTCGGCGCCGCCGTCGGCGTCGGACCCGACCGTGAGGCGAGGATCGAGGCGCTGGTCCGTGCTGGCGTCGATGTCATCGTCATCGACACCGCCCACGGGCATTCCCAGGGGGTGATCGACGCGGTGATCGACACCCGCCGGCAGTATCCCGATCTGCAGCTCATTGCCGGCAACATCGCCACCGGCGAGGCGGCAGAGGCCCTGATTCGGGCCGGAGCCAACGCCGTCAAGGTCGGCATCGGTCCCGGATCGATCTGCACCACCCGCGTGATCGCCGGCGTCGGTGTGCCGCAGATCACCGCCATCGCCAACGTTGCCCGGGTCGTTCGCAAACACGGCGTTCCCCTGATCGCCGACGGCGGCATCAAGTATTCGGGCGAGATCGCCAAGGCGATCGCCGCCGGCGCCGACGTGGTGATGATCGGTTCCCTCTTTGCCGGAACCGAGGAGTCGCCGGGCGAGACTATCCTTTACCAGGGCCGTACCTACAAGGCCTACCGCGGCATGGGCAGCCTCGGCGCCATGAAGCTGGGGAGCAAAGACCGCTATTTTCAGGCGGATGTCGACAGTGATGTCAAACTTGTTCCGGAAGGGATCGAGGGCCGGGTCCCTTACCGTGGTCCTCTATCCGACAATATTCACCAGCTGCTCGGCGGCCTCCGTTCCGGTATGGGCTATACTGGTTGCAAGACCATTCGCGACCTGCAGGAAAAAGCCCGCTTCATGCGCATCACCAATGCCGGTCTGCGCGAATCGCACGTCCACGATGTCAGCATCACCCATGAAGCCCCCAACTACCGGATCGAGCGGAACTGA